From Parambassis ranga chromosome 9, fParRan2.1, whole genome shotgun sequence, the proteins below share one genomic window:
- the LOC114441138 gene encoding retinol dehydrogenase 14 — MYFLYTIIASLVLFFILKWMKRRRYFTDLKRLDGKTVLITGGNSGIGKETAVSLAMRGARVIIACRDLDKAEKAVREIKFKSHSLNVFHMELDLANLRSVREFCKNFLHREKKLDILINNAGMPSVLDWTDDGFSMCFGVNHLGHFLLTNMLLPRLRESAPSRVVNLTCSSYKYQKLNFQDLNYNLLPFFTYCRSKLANIYFSQELARITEGKGVTSYAVHPGFVQSGWTCHYSFLFRMLMQVIMWMFFVPCEIGAQTVVYCAVSDEATKHNGGYFVDCRPATLRPFARDPGVAKKLWEASERLVKLA, encoded by the exons atgtattttctctACACAATTATCGCGTCTTTAGTTCTGTTTTTCATTCTGAAATGGATGAAAAGGAGGAGATATTTCACTGACCTGAAAAGACTGGACGGCAAGACTGTTCTTATTACAG GTGGAAATTCTGGTATTGGCAAGGAGACAGCTGTTTCCTTGGCCATGAGAGGGGCCCGTGTCATCATTGCTTGCAGAGACCTGGATAAGGCAGAAAAGGCTGTGAGGGAGATCAAGTTTAAGAGTCACAGTCTTAATGTCTTCCACATGGAGCTGGATCTGGCCAACTTGCGCTCTGTGCGGGAGTTCTGTAAGAACTTtctgcacagagagaaaaaacttGACATACTGATCAATAATGCAG GTATGCCGAGTGTCCTGGACTGGACCGATGACGGCTTCAGCATGTGTTTTGGTGTCAACCACTTGGGTCACTTCCTTTTGACCAATATGCTTTTACCTCGACTGAGGGAAAGTGCCCCTAGCAGGGTGGTGAATCTCACATGCTCCAGCTACAAATACCAGAAACTGAACTTCCAGGACCTCAATTACAACCTACTCCCTTTCTTCACATACTGCCGGAGCAAGCTGGCCAACATTTACTTCAGTCAGGAACTGGCCCGTATCACTGAGGGGAAAGGAGTGACGTCCTATGCTGTGCACCCTG GTTTTGTCCAGAGTGGTTGGACTTGCCACTACTCGTTCCTTTTCCGGATGCTGATGCAGGTCATCATGTGGATGTTTTTTGTGCCGTGTGAGATTGGAGCTCAGACTGTTGTCTACTGTGCTGTGTCAGACGAAGCCACCAAACACAACGGCGGTTACTTTGTAGACTGCCGGCCTGCCACTCTCCGTCCTTTTGCACGAGACCCTGGTGTGGCAAAAAAACTGTGGGAAGCTAGTGAAAGACTGGTAAAACTGGCTTAA
- the LOC114441139 gene encoding protease-associated domain-containing protein 1-like: MESVARTAALVLYLWSVFMQSSRISALGVNELLYFRIISPEEIGYIFSAAPAKDFGGTFKSFYDEIFLVPADPADGCSDMKNQDVIQGQVILVERGGCSFVQKARHVEEAGGKAVLIADNAEDNDSQYLDMVADGSTAKPSIPALFLLGRDGMMIRRSLQRQALPWAVISIPVNVSALASFPFNQPPWTLW, translated from the exons ATGGAAAGTGTTGCTCGGACAGCAGCTTTAGTTTTATACCTCTGGAGTGTGTTCATGCAGTCCAGCCGCATATCAG CTTTGGGGGTCAATGAATTGCTGTATTTCCGAATCATCAGTCCAGAGGAAATAGGGTACATCTTCAGTGCAGCACCTGCTAAAGACTTCGGAGGAACTTTT AAGTCATTTTATGATGAGATATTTCTTGTGCCAGCCGACCCTGCTGATGGCTGCTCAGATATGAAGAACCAAGACGTCATTCAGGGACAAGTAATCCTGGTGGAAAGAGG ggggTGCTCCTTTGTACAAAAGGCACGGCAtgtggaggaagcaggaggcaAAGCTGTTCTGATTGCCGATAATGCAGAGGACAACGACAGTCAGTACCTCGATATGGTTGCTGATGGAAGCACTGCAAAACCAAGCATACCTGCACTATTCTTGCTCGGACGTGATGG GATGATGATCAGACGATCCCTTCAGAGACAAGCGCTGCCGTGGGCTGTCATTTCAATTCCAGTGAATGTGTCCGCTTTGGCCTCGTTCCCATTCAATCAGCCTCCATGGACACTGTGGTAG